The following proteins are encoded in a genomic region of Streptomyces sp. NBC_01723:
- a CDS encoding DUF6247 family protein, whose translation MEIDVYSPLPLRTIGDVRAALRADLGSPGDKENFESDLRRALEVSSEADLTAVATVIVDYRGRIRLCHDPDFEAAVQEGIDLTMRLKREARGE comes from the coding sequence GTGGAGATCGACGTGTACTCACCGTTGCCCTTGCGGACCATCGGGGACGTAAGGGCAGCTCTGAGGGCAGATCTCGGGTCCCCCGGTGACAAGGAGAACTTCGAGAGTGATTTGCGGCGCGCTCTGGAGGTTTCATCGGAGGCCGATCTCACGGCCGTGGCCACAGTGATCGTCGACTACCGGGGACGGATCCGCCTGTGCCATGACCCCGACTTCGAGGCCGCCGTCCAGGAGGGCATCGACCTCACGATGCGGCTGAAGCGGGAGGCCAGGGGCGAGTGA
- a CDS encoding helix-turn-helix domain-containing protein has translation MNEQPNLLGEFLRARRELVTPEEAGIPVRGVRRVPGLRREEVAMLAGISADYYLRLERGRDRRPSLQVLESLAGVLRLDDDTRAHLFGLAADRPRRTRRRHRETVPPSTARFVELLPVPAFVEGRHLDVLTANPLAAALSPRLVTGGNRLRDVFLDPAEQSLFPDWEGAAAALVAGFREAVGTDTDDPRCIELVGELSLASPLFRRLWARHDVRPRGSATVLFRHPQVGDLTLSREKLHITDTDGMMLVAFHPVPGTPDAERLALLGSTAAGR, from the coding sequence ATGAACGAGCAGCCGAATCTGCTGGGCGAGTTCCTGCGCGCCCGGCGCGAGCTGGTGACGCCCGAGGAGGCCGGCATCCCCGTCAGGGGCGTGCGCCGGGTGCCGGGGCTGCGGCGCGAGGAGGTGGCGATGCTGGCGGGCATCAGCGCCGACTACTACCTGCGCCTGGAGCGCGGCCGGGACCGCAGGCCGTCCCTCCAGGTCCTCGAATCGCTCGCCGGGGTACTGCGGCTCGACGACGACACCCGCGCCCACCTCTTCGGCTTGGCCGCCGACCGACCCCGCCGTACCCGGCGCCGGCACCGGGAGACGGTGCCGCCCAGCACCGCCCGGTTCGTCGAGCTGCTGCCCGTGCCCGCCTTCGTCGAGGGCCGCCACCTCGACGTCCTCACGGCCAACCCGCTCGCCGCCGCGCTCTCCCCGCGCCTGGTCACGGGCGGCAACCGGCTGCGGGACGTGTTCCTCGACCCGGCCGAGCAGAGCCTCTTCCCCGACTGGGAGGGAGCGGCGGCGGCCCTCGTCGCCGGCTTCCGGGAAGCGGTCGGCACGGACACCGACGACCCCCGCTGCATCGAGCTCGTCGGGGAGCTGTCCCTGGCCAGCCCGCTCTTCCGCAGACTCTGGGCCCGGCACGACGTACGCCCCCGCGGCAGCGCCACCGTGCTCTTCCGGCACCCGCAGGTCGGCGACCTCACCCTCAGCCGCGAGAAGCTCCACATCACCGACACGGACGGCATGATGCTCGTCGCCTTCCACCCGGTCCCGGGCACGCCGGACGCGGAACGGCTGGCGCTGCTCGGATCGACGGCGGCGGGCCGCTGA
- a CDS encoding SRPBCC family protein, which yields MSTEQTPTPAPAPADGLSYTLTRTLDAPASKVWQAWTTPDQYAQWAHAAPGSVEMDVRPGGPWKATMRTPDGTEFPLTGSYVEVTENRALTIGMDVPGRPDQATMTVELTEQGPRNTLLVLRQTCDSVEEREMAEEGSGMLLDGLTAFLADGTKA from the coding sequence ATGAGCACCGAGCAGACCCCCACCCCGGCCCCCGCCCCGGCCGACGGCCTCTCCTACACCCTGACCCGCACCCTGGACGCCCCCGCGTCCAAGGTCTGGCAGGCCTGGACCACCCCCGACCAGTACGCCCAATGGGCCCACGCGGCCCCCGGCTCCGTCGAGATGGACGTCCGCCCGGGCGGCCCCTGGAAGGCCACGATGCGCACACCCGACGGCACGGAGTTCCCCCTCACGGGCTCCTACGTCGAGGTCACCGAGAACCGCGCCCTCACCATCGGCATGGACGTCCCGGGCCGCCCGGACCAGGCCACGATGACCGTCGAACTGACGGAACAGGGCCCGCGCAACACGCTGCTCGTCCTGCGCCAGACCTGCGACTCGGTGGAGGAGCGGGAGATGGCGGAGGAGGGAAGCGGGATGCTGTTGGACGGGCTGACGGCGTTCCTGGCGGACGGGACGAAGGCCTGA
- a CDS encoding helix-turn-helix domain-containing protein has protein sequence MAVGPTTRRRQLGADLRRLRERKGLTLEEAGSRVGISKATLSRYETKEGTVKWPAVDALCREYSATDEERLALVELAKGAKIQGWWRSLADPIPDSMNLMLTLEDEVVREDHYACMYVPGLLQTRTYAEAVHRASEVQCDEREVQHMVDIRMKRQELLEREEPPRIWCVIDEAAIRRQVGGRDVMREQLTHLLACAERPHVTIQVLPFSLGAHAAAVGSFVTLRGQARELDVVYVDLLGGGVFMEKPEELERYRLAFDYLSAQALDLESSVELIDRVSKE, from the coding sequence ATGGCAGTCGGACCCACCACTCGTAGGCGCCAACTCGGCGCCGATCTGCGACGGCTCCGGGAACGCAAGGGACTCACGCTCGAAGAGGCAGGATCCCGCGTCGGCATCTCGAAGGCGACGTTGAGCCGCTACGAGACGAAGGAGGGCACGGTCAAGTGGCCGGCCGTGGACGCCCTGTGCCGTGAGTACTCTGCAACGGACGAAGAACGCCTCGCTCTCGTGGAGTTGGCGAAGGGCGCCAAGATCCAAGGATGGTGGCGATCACTCGCCGACCCCATCCCCGACTCCATGAACCTGATGCTGACCTTGGAAGACGAGGTCGTACGCGAGGACCACTACGCGTGCATGTACGTCCCGGGGCTCCTCCAGACGCGCACCTACGCGGAGGCGGTCCATCGCGCTTCAGAGGTGCAGTGCGACGAACGCGAAGTCCAGCACATGGTCGACATCCGCATGAAACGGCAGGAGTTGCTGGAGCGCGAAGAGCCCCCACGCATCTGGTGCGTTATCGACGAAGCCGCCATCCGACGCCAGGTCGGAGGCCGTGACGTCATGCGCGAGCAACTCACCCACCTGTTGGCCTGCGCGGAGCGACCGCACGTCACCATTCAAGTCCTTCCGTTCTCCTTGGGAGCACATGCCGCCGCAGTCGGAAGCTTCGTCACACTTCGCGGCCAAGCCCGTGAGCTGGACGTCGTCTATGTGGACCTCCTCGGTGGCGGAGTGTTCATGGAGAAGCCGGAGGAACTGGAGCGATATAGGTTGGCCTTCGACTACCTCAGCGCCCAGGCGCTCGACCTCGAGTCCTCGGTCGAACTCATCGACCGGGTCAGCAAGGAGTGA
- a CDS encoding roadblock/LC7 domain-containing protein, with amino-acid sequence MQDTHTNSLGWLLDQELGTVEGVRYAVLMSSDGLLKARTATIGQDDGEKFAALTAALRAAGKAWDEFTGGAGMRQLLIESVGCIGLTTTAAKNTMLSVCTTGPDADVGLISHHMVRLATRVGHELGTAERVPVAEGAGGAEGGSTA; translated from the coding sequence GTGCAAGACACACACACCAACAGCCTGGGCTGGCTGCTCGACCAGGAACTCGGCACCGTCGAGGGCGTCCGCTACGCCGTGCTGATGAGCAGCGACGGGCTGCTGAAGGCCCGTACGGCGACGATCGGCCAGGACGACGGGGAGAAGTTCGCGGCGCTGACCGCGGCGCTGCGGGCGGCAGGCAAGGCCTGGGACGAGTTCACCGGCGGGGCGGGCATGCGCCAGCTGCTGATCGAGTCGGTCGGCTGCATCGGGCTGACGACCACCGCCGCGAAGAACACCATGCTGTCGGTGTGCACGACCGGCCCCGACGCCGACGTCGGGCTGATCTCCCACCACATGGTGCGGCTCGCCACCCGGGTCGGGCACGAACTGGGCACGGCGGAGCGCGTGCCGGTCGCGGAGGGCGCGGGGGGCGCGGAAGGCGGCTCGACGGCATGA
- a CDS encoding SDR family NAD(P)-dependent oxidoreductase, which translates to MSKLALVTGATSGIGRAFAERFAADGYDLIVVGRREDRLAAFAAAHPEVAVRAVAADLSTEAGIDAVAAYCADEPLDVLVNNAGVAHYMPLADLPADKARELVNVKVLAPTQLMRAAVGGMRRRGSGTVLNVAGMIAFSGPAGKEQMPRRAVYAGALAYLVAMSQTLAAEVEDSGVRVHVVCPGVVATEFHSVQGMDLSGVPRMSAADVVTGALRGLELGETVSAPGVEDHRLLENVFAADLAAFGGQSTDLASRYRDA; encoded by the coding sequence ATGAGCAAGCTCGCACTCGTCACCGGCGCGACCTCCGGCATCGGCCGGGCCTTCGCCGAACGCTTCGCCGCCGACGGCTACGACCTGATCGTCGTCGGCCGCCGGGAGGACCGCCTCGCCGCGTTCGCCGCCGCGCATCCCGAGGTCGCCGTGCGCGCGGTCGCCGCCGACCTGTCCACCGAGGCCGGTATCGACGCGGTGGCGGCGTACTGTGCCGACGAGCCGCTCGACGTCCTCGTCAACAACGCGGGCGTCGCCCACTACATGCCGCTGGCCGACCTGCCCGCCGACAAGGCCCGGGAACTGGTGAACGTCAAGGTTCTCGCCCCCACCCAGCTCATGCGCGCCGCCGTCGGCGGCATGCGGCGCCGGGGCAGCGGCACCGTGCTCAACGTCGCCGGGATGATCGCCTTCTCGGGCCCCGCCGGCAAGGAGCAGATGCCGCGCCGCGCCGTCTACGCGGGTGCGCTCGCCTACCTCGTGGCGATGTCCCAGACGCTCGCCGCCGAGGTCGAGGACTCCGGCGTCCGCGTCCACGTGGTGTGCCCGGGCGTGGTCGCCACCGAGTTCCACTCCGTGCAGGGCATGGACCTCAGCGGCGTCCCGCGCATGAGCGCCGCCGACGTCGTCACCGGCGCCCTGCGCGGCCTCGAACTCGGCGAGACCGTCAGCGCGCCCGGTGTCGAGGACCACCGCCTCCTGGAGAACGTCTTCGCCGCCGACCTCGCCGCCTTCGGGGGCCAGAGCACCGACCTCGCGTCCCGCTACCGCGACGCCTGA
- a CDS encoding DUF3427 domain-containing protein, producing MEKPVAGVYEQLITDQVRGELARLEAAGWKAVDTEVGAESSPHVLARHIGDIVARRLNQLRPDQRVPFANRILESLAADASERSDTDPVSAIIEGPRQLLALAEQEAPGAYAIRPLTPLSESSLLTNSPEDVNLGAELRAELATADRIDLLCAFVKWYGIRVLEDSLLAAKERGVPIRIITTTYMGATDRRALDRLVREFGATVKVNYETRSTRLHAKAWLFRRGTGFDTAYVGSSNLSRAALLDGLEWNVRLSSVATPAVMDKFEATFEAYWNDAAFETYDPDEDGKRLDAALAQAGGTASTTDLKINLSGLQVHPFPHQRDMLERLSAEREIRGRHRNLLVAATGTGKTVMAALDYRDLSNQATSGRPRLLFVAHRKEILKQSLRTYREVLDDASFGELLYGGADPQEWTHVFASVQSLNVQRLEQLAPDHFDFIVIDEFHHATAGTYRRVIEHFAPKELLGLTATPERMDGLNVQDEFFDGRIAAEMRLWEALENDLLSPFHYFGIPDGTDLTNLTWQKGSYTDQELGNVLTGNDARARIIVKQVRDKISDPGTMRALGFCVTKVHAHFMADYFRKAGFQAAALDSDSSSEVRAQALRDLQEGKLQVIFSVDLFNEGLDIPDVDTLLLLRPTNSATVFLQQLGRGLRRTDTKPVLTVLDFIGQHRAEFRFEEQFRAMTNLSRNRLVEHIERGFPQLPSGCQIILEGKAKSLVLDNIRTQLAATVKTLVKEVKEYSTPLLADYLRESRREIKELYKNGNSWTLVLRRAGLVTEPATPGEEGLLKRVHAFLHVDDPERAQAYLRLLADDAPPYEELDQTAQAYARMLFFNLWDNAGGFTSYPEGLATLRPQRALRDELRQVLSYVIDRADHVPIPLSDGLRSVPLKVHSSYNRSEILAALGIARFGGQMPRSFAQGVQWTEELQTDALLITLEKDEKDFSPTVRYKDYAISPNLFHWESQNATSPDSATGKRYQQHARRGSHILLFMRRYATTDTGKSQPWMLLGPATYVEHTGSKPMAITWHLDHPLPADVWSYSAAIQAS from the coding sequence GTGGAGAAGCCGGTCGCGGGGGTCTACGAACAGCTGATCACGGATCAAGTTCGCGGTGAACTGGCACGCCTTGAGGCAGCAGGATGGAAGGCCGTCGACACGGAGGTCGGGGCAGAATCGTCACCCCACGTGCTGGCCCGGCACATCGGTGACATAGTGGCCCGCCGCCTCAACCAACTCCGCCCTGATCAGCGAGTTCCCTTTGCGAACCGCATTCTTGAGTCTCTGGCCGCGGACGCAAGTGAGCGAAGTGATACCGACCCCGTCAGCGCCATCATCGAGGGGCCTCGGCAGTTGCTTGCTCTGGCGGAGCAGGAGGCGCCCGGCGCGTACGCGATCCGTCCGCTCACGCCTCTCTCCGAGAGCTCTCTTCTCACCAACTCCCCCGAGGACGTCAACCTGGGCGCGGAGTTGCGGGCAGAGTTGGCCACTGCCGATCGGATCGACCTGCTCTGTGCCTTCGTGAAGTGGTACGGCATCCGTGTACTGGAGGACTCACTCCTCGCAGCCAAGGAGCGGGGCGTCCCGATCCGGATCATCACCACGACCTACATGGGCGCCACGGACCGACGCGCGCTCGACAGGCTGGTGCGCGAATTCGGCGCCACCGTGAAGGTGAACTACGAGACCCGCTCGACCCGGCTGCACGCCAAGGCGTGGTTGTTCCGGCGCGGGACCGGATTCGACACGGCGTATGTCGGGAGCTCGAACCTGTCCCGTGCGGCGCTACTCGACGGCCTGGAGTGGAACGTACGACTGTCGTCGGTGGCCACACCCGCGGTGATGGACAAGTTCGAGGCTACCTTCGAGGCGTACTGGAACGACGCGGCGTTCGAGACGTACGACCCGGATGAGGACGGCAAGCGCCTCGACGCGGCGCTGGCCCAGGCGGGTGGGACGGCGTCGACCACAGACTTGAAGATCAACCTTTCCGGTCTTCAGGTGCACCCCTTCCCGCACCAGCGGGACATGCTGGAGCGCCTCAGTGCAGAGCGCGAGATCCGCGGGCGACACCGCAATCTGCTGGTCGCGGCGACCGGCACGGGGAAGACAGTGATGGCCGCCCTCGACTACCGCGATCTGAGCAATCAGGCGACCTCCGGTCGACCCAGGCTGCTGTTCGTGGCGCATCGCAAGGAGATCCTCAAGCAGTCCTTGCGTACGTATCGCGAAGTGCTGGACGACGCCTCGTTCGGCGAGTTGCTGTACGGCGGGGCCGATCCACAGGAGTGGACCCACGTCTTCGCCAGCGTCCAGTCACTCAACGTCCAGAGGCTGGAGCAGCTCGCGCCAGACCACTTCGACTTCATCGTCATCGACGAGTTCCACCACGCCACGGCCGGTACGTACCGCCGAGTGATCGAACATTTCGCGCCGAAGGAGCTGCTGGGACTCACCGCCACCCCGGAGCGGATGGACGGGCTCAATGTCCAGGACGAATTCTTCGACGGCCGCATCGCCGCCGAGATGAGGCTTTGGGAAGCCCTGGAGAACGACCTACTGTCTCCCTTCCACTACTTCGGCATCCCTGACGGAACCGACCTCACCAACCTCACTTGGCAGAAGGGTTCGTACACGGATCAGGAGCTCGGAAACGTCCTGACGGGCAACGACGCGCGAGCGCGCATCATCGTCAAGCAGGTCCGGGACAAGATCTCCGACCCCGGCACCATGCGGGCGCTCGGCTTCTGCGTCACCAAAGTGCACGCCCATTTCATGGCCGACTACTTCCGCAAGGCCGGTTTCCAGGCTGCGGCCCTCGACAGCGACTCGTCATCCGAGGTGCGCGCTCAAGCGCTGCGTGACCTCCAGGAAGGCAAGCTCCAGGTCATCTTCTCGGTGGACCTGTTCAACGAGGGTCTCGACATCCCGGACGTGGACACGTTGCTCTTGCTGCGGCCCACCAACAGCGCCACCGTCTTCCTCCAGCAGCTGGGACGGGGACTACGGCGTACAGACACGAAGCCGGTGCTCACGGTCCTGGACTTCATCGGGCAGCACCGAGCGGAGTTCCGCTTCGAGGAACAGTTCCGAGCCATGACCAACCTGTCGCGCAATCGACTGGTCGAGCACATCGAGCGCGGCTTTCCGCAGTTGCCGTCGGGCTGCCAGATCATCCTGGAGGGAAAGGCCAAGAGTCTGGTCCTCGACAACATCAGGACGCAATTGGCCGCCACGGTGAAGACGCTGGTGAAGGAGGTCAAGGAGTACAGCACGCCTCTGCTCGCCGACTACCTCCGGGAGAGCCGCCGAGAGATCAAGGAGCTGTACAAGAACGGCAACTCGTGGACTCTCGTGCTGCGTCGTGCCGGCCTGGTCACCGAACCGGCTACGCCGGGCGAGGAGGGCCTACTCAAGCGAGTCCACGCGTTCTTGCACGTGGACGATCCCGAGCGTGCGCAGGCGTACCTGCGCCTTCTGGCGGACGACGCCCCTCCGTACGAGGAGCTCGACCAGACCGCCCAGGCCTACGCCCGCATGCTGTTCTTCAACCTGTGGGACAACGCGGGCGGGTTCACCAGCTACCCGGAGGGGCTTGCGACGCTGCGTCCGCAGCGAGCCCTGAGGGATGAACTCCGGCAGGTGCTGTCGTACGTCATCGACCGAGCCGACCATGTCCCGATCCCGCTGTCCGATGGCCTCCGCTCTGTGCCGCTGAAGGTCCACAGCTCGTACAACCGGTCGGAGATACTGGCCGCGCTCGGCATCGCCCGGTTCGGTGGGCAGATGCCGAGATCCTTTGCCCAGGGCGTGCAGTGGACGGAAGAGCTCCAGACAGACGCGCTGCTGATCACGCTTGAGAAAGACGAGAAGGACTTCTCGCCCACCGTCCGGTACAAGGACTACGCGATCAGCCCGAACCTCTTTCACTGGGAGTCCCAGAACGCGACTTCCCCTGATTCCGCCACGGGCAAGCGCTACCAGCAGCACGCCCGCCGCGGCTCCCACATCCTGCTGTTCATGCGCCGCTACGCGACTACGGACACGGGCAAATCTCAGCCGTGGATGCTTCTGGGCCCGGCAACGTACGTGGAGCACACCGGCAGTAAGCCGATGGCGATCACCTGGCACCTCGATCACCCGCTCCCGGCCGACGTGTGGTCCTACTCGGCGGCGATCCAGGCAAGTTGA
- a CDS encoding DUF397 domain-containing protein, giving the protein MIAASPEPRWFKSSYSGGSGTECVECAYIPHGALIRDSKCADGPTLDVRLSSWRLFIGSVRHGSQPSS; this is encoded by the coding sequence TTGATAGCAGCCAGCCCGGAGCCCCGCTGGTTCAAGTCCTCTTACAGCGGGGGCAGCGGCACTGAATGCGTTGAGTGCGCGTACATCCCACATGGCGCGTTGATACGCGACTCCAAGTGCGCCGATGGCCCCACACTGGACGTGCGGCTGAGCAGCTGGCGCCTGTTCATCGGCTCAGTGCGCCACGGCTCGCAGCCGTCCTCCTGA
- a CDS encoding DUF742 domain-containing protein, whose protein sequence is MTGPRRDPDMVRPYVRTGGQVRAREDVRPESVVIAATGPTDTLAPDARRVMRLFAGADGGLAVADIAAALELPPSTVRILVSSLMDSGHLSSPVAATEHQPDFDLLQEVLRGLRSMV, encoded by the coding sequence ATGACGGGGCCGCGGCGTGACCCCGACATGGTCAGGCCCTACGTCCGTACTGGGGGCCAGGTCCGGGCGCGCGAGGACGTGCGCCCGGAGAGCGTGGTCATCGCCGCGACCGGCCCCACGGACACCCTCGCCCCGGACGCCCGCCGGGTGATGCGGCTGTTCGCCGGCGCGGACGGCGGCCTGGCCGTCGCCGACATCGCCGCCGCGCTGGAGCTGCCGCCCTCCACGGTGCGGATCCTCGTCTCCTCGCTGATGGACTCCGGCCACCTCTCCAGCCCGGTCGCCGCGACCGAGCACCAGCCCGACTTCGACCTGCTGCAGGAGGTACTTCGTGGACTGCGCTCCATGGTCTGA
- a CDS encoding ATP-binding protein — translation MTELIVSAAALLAVAGVGAAWYFRRKRDEARRRAEQLREHADRLTLQLVAAEQCVGHLAATVIPAAAKGGEGLEGGGLPVPAQLDGTPLAERLRAVAGAVASTVAEVRGQERAAAGHAAAQAAEQVRQETERYVAQVRHESVGVARAAVRGFANNVVARSARLGRAVSQGVRRHISDEAYATLVEIDHLAQQMLLTASGYSVLAGDKLSRRWPATSLTDITRAAMGRIEGYERIKHPEMGSVVVEGRAVEAVVHALAVLLDNALRYSPPAASVHVSLEQGHHACFLIVDDAGLRMDDERLLWAGNVMSGEQRDDITRLGAHPQTGLRVASLLAENYGFRVELTAPNIYQGTRAMVVLPKNLLVDPAALSGAGTAAAAVAATATGSATGTAQPVAATASAAGPTPPAPAPTPAPALTTEPAHEPTPEHEPATPSPEPAPAPAPASAPAPATATAPAPPTTTASGLTVRRRSPAPTPARPRPAPAADTEPGRPAVAAAWAAGTRRGRDEEPAPAAPGAESTDRDTPRAATEASPTAAHTAPHPAARDAAHDEGH, via the coding sequence ATGACTGAACTGATAGTGAGCGCCGCCGCGTTGCTGGCGGTGGCCGGAGTCGGGGCCGCGTGGTACTTCCGGCGCAAACGCGACGAGGCCCGGCGCCGGGCCGAGCAACTGCGCGAGCACGCCGACCGGCTCACCCTGCAACTCGTCGCGGCGGAGCAGTGCGTGGGGCACCTCGCGGCCACCGTGATCCCCGCGGCGGCCAAGGGCGGTGAAGGGCTCGAAGGGGGTGGGCTCCCCGTGCCGGCGCAGCTCGACGGGACCCCGCTCGCCGAGCGGCTGCGTGCCGTCGCCGGGGCTGTGGCCTCGACCGTGGCGGAGGTACGGGGGCAGGAGCGGGCGGCGGCCGGCCATGCCGCGGCCCAGGCCGCCGAGCAGGTCCGGCAGGAAACCGAGCGGTACGTCGCGCAGGTGCGGCACGAGTCCGTCGGCGTGGCCCGGGCCGCCGTGCGCGGCTTCGCCAACAACGTCGTCGCGCGGTCGGCGCGGCTCGGCCGGGCCGTGAGCCAGGGCGTACGGCGGCACATCTCGGACGAGGCGTACGCGACGCTGGTGGAGATCGACCACCTCGCCCAGCAGATGCTGCTCACCGCGTCGGGGTACTCCGTACTCGCCGGGGACAAGCTGTCCCGGCGCTGGCCCGCCACCTCGCTGACCGACATCACGCGTGCGGCGATGGGCCGGATCGAGGGGTACGAGCGGATCAAGCACCCCGAGATGGGGTCCGTGGTGGTCGAGGGGCGCGCGGTGGAGGCGGTCGTGCACGCGCTCGCCGTCCTGCTGGACAACGCGCTGCGCTACTCCCCGCCCGCCGCCAGTGTCCACGTCTCACTCGAACAGGGGCACCACGCCTGCTTCCTGATCGTGGACGACGCCGGGCTGCGCATGGACGACGAGCGGCTGCTGTGGGCCGGAAACGTGATGTCCGGCGAGCAGCGCGACGACATCACCCGCCTCGGCGCCCACCCCCAGACCGGGCTGCGCGTGGCGTCCCTGCTCGCGGAGAACTACGGCTTCCGCGTCGAGCTGACCGCGCCGAACATCTACCAGGGGACCCGGGCCATGGTCGTCCTGCCGAAGAACCTGCTCGTCGATCCCGCGGCGTTGAGCGGGGCGGGGACCGCCGCCGCGGCTGTGGCGGCAACGGCGACGGGGTCCGCCACGGGGACGGCTCAGCCCGTCGCCGCGACCGCGTCGGCCGCCGGCCCCACGCCCCCGGCGCCCGCCCCCACCCCCGCGCCGGCCCTCACCACCGAGCCCGCGCACGAGCCCACGCCGGAGCACGAACCCGCCACCCCCAGCCCGGAGCCCGCGCCGGCACCGGCACCGGCATCAGCGCCCGCACCCGCGACCGCGACGGCCCCCGCACCCCCCACCACCACCGCCAGCGGCCTCACCGTCCGCCGCCGCTCGCCCGCCCCGACCCCGGCGCGGCCGCGCCCCGCACCGGCCGCCGACACCGAGCCCGGCCGTCCGGCCGTCGCCGCCGCCTGGGCCGCCGGCACCCGGCGCGGGCGCGACGAGGAGCCCGCACCGGCCGCGCCGGGTGCCGAAAGCACGGACCGGGACACCCCCCGCGCAGCCACCGAAGCCTCCCCCACCGCCGCCCACACCGCCCCCCATCCGGCCGCCCGCGACGCCGCTCACGACGAAGGACACTGA
- a CDS encoding ATP-binding protein, producing the protein MDDVLWRPTQPWRLSFLAEADQVWALRRALRIHLEYWGLGELTDAAELCVSELVANVIKHVGRATPTTLVASLGGPRLRIEVHDPDARALPTLTCATLDAAAGRGMTLVDAVSDRWGVELTGDRKITWCEFRMDAIRVERQNMPMPRLARAADVLSLYSGSRLTQEPVAPSRLATATAEDAAINAIADLLYWFRAQGWDVDDALDRAQSHFEAECEVRLS; encoded by the coding sequence ATGGATGACGTCCTTTGGAGGCCGACGCAGCCGTGGAGGCTGTCGTTTCTGGCGGAGGCCGATCAGGTGTGGGCTCTTCGACGCGCTCTGCGGATCCACCTGGAGTACTGGGGGCTAGGCGAGCTGACGGATGCCGCCGAGCTCTGCGTAAGTGAACTCGTCGCCAATGTGATCAAGCACGTCGGACGGGCGACGCCGACCACGCTGGTCGCTTCGCTCGGGGGCCCCCGCCTGCGCATCGAGGTTCACGATCCCGATGCTCGCGCCCTTCCGACGCTCACGTGCGCGACTCTCGATGCAGCGGCGGGCCGGGGAATGACACTGGTCGACGCCGTGAGTGATCGCTGGGGCGTGGAGCTCACCGGTGATCGCAAAATTACCTGGTGCGAGTTCCGCATGGACGCGATCCGGGTCGAACGGCAGAACATGCCGATGCCGCGGCTGGCGCGAGCCGCGGACGTACTAAGTCTTTACAGCGGTTCGCGACTGACGCAGGAGCCCGTTGCTCCAAGCCGGTTGGCGACGGCTACGGCGGAAGATGCCGCGATCAACGCCATTGCCGACCTGCTCTACTGGTTCCGCGCGCAAGGATGGGACGTAGACGACGCGCTCGACCGGGCGCAGTCGCACTTCGAGGCGGAGTGCGAAGTGCGACTGTCCTGA
- a CDS encoding GTP-binding protein yields the protein MDCAPWSDPPVTYVPASVTRSAKIVVAGGFGVGKTTFIGSVSEVRPLRMEEPITQASAGVDDLRGTPHKTTTTVAMDFGRIHMADGRLALYLFGLPGQSRFQPLWEDLAEGALGCLVLADTRDLDASHDALGLLDGAGIPYAVAINTFPGAPGYPEAELREALALEPATPLTACDARDRTSSLHALITLTEYLSEHKQQREHRSAAALLESRP from the coding sequence GTGGACTGCGCTCCATGGTCTGACCCGCCCGTCACCTACGTCCCGGCCTCGGTGACGCGGTCGGCCAAGATCGTGGTCGCGGGCGGCTTCGGCGTCGGCAAGACGACGTTCATCGGCAGCGTCTCGGAGGTACGGCCGCTGCGGATGGAGGAACCCATCACGCAGGCCAGCGCCGGCGTGGACGACCTGCGCGGCACCCCGCACAAGACGACGACGACCGTGGCGATGGACTTCGGCCGCATCCACATGGCCGACGGGCGGCTCGCGCTGTACCTGTTCGGGCTGCCGGGGCAGTCCCGGTTCCAGCCGCTGTGGGAGGACCTGGCGGAGGGCGCCCTCGGCTGTCTCGTGCTCGCCGACACCCGCGACCTCGACGCCTCCCACGACGCCCTCGGTCTCCTGGACGGCGCGGGCATCCCGTACGCCGTCGCCATCAACACCTTTCCCGGCGCGCCGGGTTACCCGGAGGCCGAGCTGCGCGAGGCGCTGGCCCTGGAACCCGCGACCCCCCTGACGGCCTGCGACGCCCGCGACCGCACGTCCTCGCTGCACGCCCTGATCACGCTCACGGAGTACCTCTCCGAGCACAAGCAACAGCGCGAGCACCGCTCAGCCGCCGCCCTCCTGGAGTCCCGCCCATGA